One Dermacentor albipictus isolate Rhodes 1998 colony unplaced genomic scaffold, USDA_Dalb.pri_finalv2 scaffold_24, whole genome shotgun sequence DNA window includes the following coding sequences:
- the LOC135909113 gene encoding uncharacterized protein, whose amino-acid sequence MLQLKHQIIDDGGSVRDNKAILGLDLQSAFDKVKHSAILSQVSKLNMGERSYYYIKDFLTDRIVELRAGDLQTQEKKLGSTGTPQGSVISPMLFNLVMIGVAEKLGRIDDVRHTIYADDITIWMTGGSDAHIEGALQAAVDAIEDQLEGTGLRCSPSKSELLILPPAKYSRGKTRQRENEKIRIVTKSGNAIPEVGKIRILGMVIEKHGRNGETITRVKAKAANAIRLLKRVTSRKAGMREESLIRLVQSFVISHVAYVAAYHRWLQHERNKINVLIRRAYKTALGLFESTSTTRLLQLGLHNTLEEIAEAQRTSQLERLSMTKAGRKILDDLGIRRSNEMEMKLPVPEEVRRQTRIDPIPRNMNPEFNKGRRAARAKALIDQHANEEHARYVDAAEYQRNAFAAVVIEASTGATRTAASVRSAEAEQAEEVAITLAIADADCHTVLSDSRQVVRNFAKGKICREAERVLRAVKLDVRKVRLKRFPAHAGDASERNENHNETVHAAARALTNRAPATDHPTWFETNDRMTDYNEITKAYRVARRTLPPPHPRLSRAEAVVLRQLQTGSLPSPKLMNRMYPETYPTDMCRVCRRETADYTHILWDCIKYPEDAKSRTLPPRLEAAAKSYDRDDQLWAVQQVLEALERHGPSEPATASGDPRRVTATSRMT is encoded by the coding sequence atgctgcagctcaaacaCCAAATCATCGATGATGGCGGCAGCGTCCGCGACAACAAAGCCATCCTAGGgctcgacctgcagagcgccttcgataaggtgaaacactcggCGATTCTGTCCCAAGTCTCCAAGCTCAACATGGGGGAAAGATCCTACTACTACATCAAGGACTTCCTCACGGACAGGATCGTCGAGctacgagcaggcgacctacagacgcaagagaagaagctcggcagcaccggaacaccgcagggatcggtcatttcgccgatgctgttcaacctggtaatgATCGGAGTGGCCGAAAAGCTCGGGCGCATCGATGACgtcaggcacaccatctacgcggacgatatcacgaTATGGAtgaccggtggcagcgacgcccacatcgagggcgcgctgcaagccgccgtcgatgcaatagaagaccagctggaaggcaccggactgagatgttcgccgagcaaatcggagcttctcatactcccacctGCCAAATACAGCAGAGGCAAGACCAGAcaacgcgaaaacgaaaaaatcagaatcgtcaccaaatccggcaacgcgatccccgaggtcggcaaaattaggatcctaggcatggtcatcgaaaagcacggaagaaacggcgagACCATCACCCGTGTCAAggcaaaagcagccaacgcgattcgactcctcaaacgagtcacttcccgaaaggctggcatgagagaggagagcctaattaggctcgtccaatccttcgtcatcagccacgtcgcgtacgttgcagcctaccacagatggctgcaacacgaacgaaacaaaatcaacgtgctcatcagaagagcgtacaagacggcgctgggcctgttcgagtccacaagcacgacccgcttgttacaactcgggttacacaatacgctcgaagaaatagccgaagcgcaacggacctctcaactggagcggctgtccatgaccaaagccgggaggaagatactggacgatctgGGAATTAGACGCTCGAACGAGAtggagatgaagctccccgtccccgaagaggtccgacgccagaccagaatcgaccccataccgaggaacatgaatcccgagttcaacaagggaagaagagcggcgagggcaaaggctctcatcgaccagcatgccaacgaggaacacgcgcggtacgtggacgcggccgaataccaacggaacgccttcgcagcggtcgtcatagaggcgtcaaccggcgccacgaggacggcagcgagcgtgagaagcgccgaagcggaacaagcggaggaggtagccatcaccctggccatcgccgacgcagactgccacacggtgctgagtgactcaCGACAGgtggtgcgaaacttcgccaaagggaaaatctgcagggaggctgagcgcgtactgcgagcggtaaAACTAGACGTacgaaaagtacgactcaagcggttcccggcgcacgcgggcgacgcgtcggaacgcaatgagaaccataatgagacggtACACGccgcggcgcgagcgctaaccaaccgcgccccggcgacagaccatccgacgtggttcgaaaccaatgaccgcatgacggattacaatgaaatcacgaaggcctaccgcgtggctcgcaggactcttccacccccgcacccgagactgagtcgagcggaggcggtagtactgagacagctccagaccggatcgctaccgagcccgaaactgatgaatcgcatgtaccccgagacatatccgacagatatgtgcagagtctgccggagggagaccgcagactacacgcacatcttgtgggactgcattaaatatccagaggacgctaaatcaagaacactcccaccacggctcgaggcagccgcgaagagctacgaccgagacgatcagctctgggccgtccagcaggtcctcgaggcactcgaaaggcacggacccagcgagccggcaacggcgagcggagacccgcgccgagtaacggcaacttcgaggatgacgtag